In Sinobacterium caligoides, the sequence TGCCGTATCTACTGCATAGACATTTTGACTACCATAAGCACCCTCTAGAAATATGCCAAATTCAAATAAATCCTTGAGCTGTTTATCGCCATAGACGCTGAAGTTTATTAGATCTGGGATATCCGGGTACCACTCTGTTGCGATATATGCTGAGCTATCAGCAGAAAAATCACTAACAGTAAATGCGCGGACAGCAGCGCCACCGCCCAGTGAGCTTTGCTCGTATGCTGGCAGCGAGCTTTCACTGTATTGACCGAAGCTGCGAACGATTAACCGTGACTTTAGGTCACTAAATGGAATAGGTAAAAAGAACAGCGAGTTGGTCGCCATCCGGAACTTATAGAATTCATCATCACGAGTAACAGGAACATCATTTGTTATCTTACCGTACTGTACGCTTAGGTCTATCATGTTAAGCATAGGAAAGGTGTTACCCATCACATCAAAGCTAAACCCTAAATCAGCACCAACAGTGTGGTCGCCAGCATTGGTCAGCAAATCAATTTCTGACTCTAGCTCTGTCTTTTTGTCTGTAAGATTCGCAGACAGCGTAAAGTTTTTTGCTCGTGTTCTAAGCATTTTCCTGCTTATACCTAACTGATACAGACTATTTTTCCCCGTAATGTCATATCGATCACTGTTCTCGTTCTCTACGGTAAATTCGTTATAGTCAGCTCCGACATTTATTCTCGTGCGTGCATCAAACACAGGGTAGCTGTAGTGAATTTGACCTAGGTCTGAATTCAGAGGGCTAAATGACTTCAAGTAACCGATTGACAGCTCATCACCATTTCCTGTCAGGTTATATAGGTCAGCTACAGCATAGAGTCGGTTATCGCCTGTAAAGGTTGATCCATGATTATCTGCTCTTATTGCCAGCTGCCACTTTTGCTCTTCTCTGACATTGATATTTAGCTTTGTTTCGCTTGGACGGCTACCCGCTTCAAAACCACCATAAATGCTTAGCCCGGGATAATCATTTAATAGATAAAAAGCTTCTTCAATATCCTTATCATTTACCAACAACCCAACCTGATCAATTAAGGGTTGCTTTAGCCTTTCCTCTGAGTATGACTGGTTCCCAGTGACACTCAACTCACCAAGTACACCTTCCATGATTCCTAGCTTTACAACACCATTTTGCACATCTTGAGCGGGGATATAGGCCTTTGCTAAAAACAAGCCGTTACTTCTATAAAATTGTGTGACTAAAGCGGCAACATCCTCAATGTCATAATAAGATAAGCCCCGTGCTGCATTTTGTTGCTTAATGACATCAGTCAACTGCCTTAAGGCACTTTCATCTAGCCCTTTTGATTCCCTTGCTTTTACCCGCTCTAGAGTCGCAGCCAGTTCTTCAAGTTCAGCACGTGTATATCCACTAGCGAACACTTCGTCAACCTTCATCAACGACCGTCGCTTATTTTCAACTATAGATTTTACCGCGGATTTTGTTATTCCTGACTCAGGGAATTCAGGTATACGATCAAACTCAAATTTCTCGACAAGTATTTTAGGTAGATCATCCCTGTCATCTGAAGCTGGTATTCTTACCTCGTTTGATGGCGCTTCACTGCCTTCACTCCTTGCCTGGAATTGTTTTTCGAGTTTACTCCCATCAAGCTCGGGTGAACTGTTATCAATAGCTCCTCTTATCGCATTATTGACTTGTGCTGCTTGAGCCAAACAATGACTTGAGTTAGTTAAT encodes:
- a CDS encoding ShlB/FhaC/HecB family hemolysin secretion/activation protein, whose translation is MAQAAQVNNAIRGAIDNSSPELDGSKLEKQFQARSEGSEAPSNEVRIPASDDRDDLPKILVEKFEFDRIPEFPESGITKSAVKSIVENKRRSLMKVDEVFASGYTRAELEELAATLERVKARESKGLDESALRQLTDVIKQQNAARGLSYYDIEDVAALVTQFYRSNGLFLAKAYIPAQDVQNGVVKLGIMEGVLGELSVTGNQSYSEERLKQPLIDQVGLLVNDKDIEEAFYLLNDYPGLSIYGGFEAGSRPSETKLNINVREEQKWQLAIRADNHGSTFTGDNRLYAVADLYNLTGNGDELSIGYLKSFSPLNSDLGQIHYSYPVFDARTRINVGADYNEFTVENENSDRYDITGKNSLYQLGISRKMLRTRAKNFTLSANLTDKKTELESEIDLLTNAGDHTVGADLGFSFDVMGNTFPMLNMIDLSVQYGKITNDVPVTRDDEFYKFRMATNSLFFLPIPFSDLKSRLIVRSFGQYSESSLPAYEQSSLGGGAAVRAFTVSDFSADSSAYIATEWYPDIPDLINFSVYGDKQLKDLFEFGIFLEGAYGSQNVYAVDTADDWAKMSGYGMLLKFHAGESFNSQISIARPLSIESSVEGVGLDQKSIRTFVDFTFYFK